The Desmonostoc muscorum LEGE 12446 genome includes a region encoding these proteins:
- a CDS encoding nitroreductase family protein, translated as MSPITQIQPLDVPSAIAQRRSIKTFKSDPIAPELLKQLVELTVAAPSSFNIQDWQIILVQDEAQKAALAAASWNQQQIVQAPVTFVFAANPNAGEQDLTPILEQGLQTGAWNEKTVDYFKNAIPQFQAGLGDKRREYAIKDAIIASTHLVLAAESLGLSTCFMNGWVEEKVKEVIGATDNPDLAIAVLVPVGYAAEPRLNPGRLPFSYNVSVDTIGNPYQG; from the coding sequence ATGAGTCCAATCACCCAAATCCAACCTTTAGATGTACCAAGTGCGATCGCTCAACGTCGTTCAATCAAAACTTTTAAATCAGACCCCATCGCTCCAGAACTGCTCAAACAATTGGTAGAGTTAACTGTGGCGGCGCCTAGCAGTTTTAATATCCAAGACTGGCAAATTATTCTTGTACAAGATGAGGCACAAAAGGCGGCGCTAGCAGCAGCATCTTGGAATCAACAGCAAATTGTTCAAGCACCTGTGACCTTTGTGTTTGCTGCCAATCCTAACGCAGGTGAACAAGACTTGACCCCAATTCTTGAGCAGGGACTCCAAACTGGGGCATGGAATGAAAAAACCGTAGACTACTTTAAAAACGCCATTCCCCAATTCCAAGCTGGTTTAGGCGACAAGCGACGCGAATATGCCATTAAAGATGCGATCATTGCTTCTACCCATTTAGTGTTAGCAGCAGAAAGCCTGGGATTGTCTACTTGTTTTATGAACGGTTGGGTTGAGGAAAAAGTCAAAGAAGTGATTGGTGCTACGGATAATCCAGATTTAGCGATCGCTGTTTTAGTTCCTGTCGGCTATGCAGCAGAACCACGCTTGAATCCTGGTCGTTTGCCATTTTCCTACAACGTCTCCGTAGACACAATCGGTAATCCATATCAGGGTTAG
- a CDS encoding sulfite exporter TauE/SafE family protein, whose translation MSILEFSLLVWIGSFSAGFLGALTGLGGGVVIVPLLTSVFGVDLRYAVGASLVSVIATSLGAASTYIKKGYTNLRLGMFLEVGTTIGAIAGAMIATFVSVKALTIVLAIVLIYSAYLSQRPRVENTEDEPADALANYLKLNNSYPTPDGLMSYQVHSVPMGFGMMILAGVLSGLLGIGSGGFKVLAMDQAMRLPFKVSTTTSNFMIGVTAAASAGVYLARGYIDPGLSMPVMLGVLPGAFLGARVLAGANTQILRIIFSVVLVVMALKMVYNNLIGGL comes from the coding sequence TTGTCAATTTTAGAATTTTCTTTACTAGTTTGGATTGGTTCATTTAGCGCTGGCTTTTTAGGCGCGTTAACTGGGTTAGGGGGTGGAGTAGTAATTGTTCCTTTATTAACTTCAGTATTTGGTGTTGATCTTCGATATGCCGTTGGTGCTTCCTTAGTATCTGTAATTGCTACTTCTTTGGGTGCAGCATCTACTTACATCAAAAAAGGCTATACCAATTTACGATTGGGGATGTTTTTAGAAGTAGGGACAACTATCGGCGCGATCGCCGGCGCTATGATTGCTACTTTTGTGTCTGTGAAAGCCCTAACTATTGTATTAGCGATCGTCCTGATTTATTCAGCATACCTTTCACAACGACCGAGAGTAGAAAATACTGAAGATGAACCAGCAGACGCCTTAGCAAACTATCTAAAACTCAATAACAGTTATCCAACTCCTGATGGACTGATGTCTTATCAAGTCCATTCAGTACCAATGGGGTTTGGGATGATGATTCTAGCTGGGGTGCTTTCTGGATTGCTTGGTATTGGTTCCGGCGGATTTAAGGTATTGGCGATGGATCAAGCTATGCGCCTACCCTTCAAAGTTTCTACTACCACTAGCAATTTTATGATCGGCGTCACGGCAGCAGCCTCAGCCGGAGTTTATTTAGCACGAGGTTACATCGATCCAGGACTATCTATGCCGGTAATGTTGGGAGTATTACCTGGTGCTTTTTTGGGCGCACGAGTTCTTGCAGGGGCTAATACGCAGATTTTAAGAATTATTTTCAGCGTTGTGTTGGTGGTAATGGCTTTAAAGATGGTTTACAACAATTTAATAGGGGGGCTGTAA
- a CDS encoding DUF1634 domain-containing protein, with translation MYKLNTGFRWASSAQAESKVIALSLPPENSHSDLEKLEEHQVSTVAQLPNRSEVDANKNVTKTSSEQQLEYLLSNLLKYGVLIASAVVLLGGILYLIHHGAEPAEYHFFRGEPLQFRSPAGVVQAVLSGSDAYGGLRLRGIIQLGLLLLIATPILRVVISLLAFLLKREFIYVIVTLLVLVSLSYSLLGAYY, from the coding sequence ATGTATAAATTAAATACTGGTTTTCGCTGGGCATCATCGGCACAGGCAGAGAGTAAAGTCATTGCACTAAGCTTACCGCCGGAAAATTCACACTCTGATCTTGAGAAGTTGGAAGAACACCAGGTTAGCACAGTGGCACAATTGCCGAATCGCTCGGAAGTTGATGCTAACAAGAACGTAACGAAAACATCAAGTGAACAACAATTAGAATATTTGCTAAGTAACCTGCTTAAATATGGCGTTTTGATAGCTAGTGCTGTAGTTTTATTGGGCGGTATCCTCTACTTGATTCATCATGGTGCTGAACCTGCTGAATATCACTTTTTTCGGGGAGAACCATTGCAATTTCGCTCACCAGCAGGTGTAGTGCAAGCAGTTTTATCAGGTAGCGATGCCTACGGCGGGCTACGCCTACGCGGTATTATTCAACTGGGACTATTACTACTAATTGCTACTCCAATTTTACGGGTAGTCATTTCTCTATTAGCTTTTCTGCTAAAGCGAGAATTTATTTATGTGATTGTTACCTTATTAGTCCTAGTTAGTCTCAGTTACAGCCTTCTAGGAGCGTATTATTAA
- a CDS encoding WD40 repeat domain-containing protein, giving the protein MAINSELIQKILPILRPLMENESQRRGYLIRALGTDTPVQYGLNFNTPTNEFIPNLVNELVSFGEIALGQPALCALLEVIRQDVGEDIQIKIDNLLPEIKRECTESKKSVDNLDNRYKNTKILSGHSDSVLCVAISRDGKMLASGDGDVYDGLRLRTIKLWNLTTGELLTNLTGHSSPVLSIDFSPDGQTLASASNMEFQDGNIKLWDIRTGRVKQTLGSSLVSLRTSCVAFSPDGETLATGHFDAAIRLWHPISGKEIRTLRGHGWDVNSLTFSPDGRFLVSGGIDGAIMIWNWRNGERIRTLNRPSDFFGSMVSWFDRSVGSIRSVAISPDGQTIASGGSSAGDNGVSNPPIKLWNTSTGREERIFTGHTDSVNAIAFSPTEKIIASGGEDNTIQIWNYQTGELIQTLELKSPVNCLAFSPRDKILVSGGGDSKIRIWTLSS; this is encoded by the coding sequence ATGGCAATAAACAGCGAATTAATCCAAAAAATATTACCCATACTTAGACCATTGATGGAAAATGAAAGCCAGCGTCGGGGGTATTTAATCAGAGCATTGGGGACAGATACGCCTGTGCAGTATGGTCTAAATTTCAACACACCCACGAATGAGTTTATTCCTAATTTGGTAAATGAATTAGTCAGCTTTGGAGAAATTGCGCTTGGTCAACCTGCACTTTGCGCGTTGCTTGAGGTGATTCGTCAGGATGTAGGCGAAGATATTCAGATCAAAATAGATAATTTACTCCCAGAAATTAAAAGAGAATGTACTGAATCCAAAAAATCAGTAGATAATCTAGATAATCGCTACAAAAATACAAAAATCCTCAGCGGACATTCAGATTCTGTTTTGTGTGTTGCTATTAGCCGAGATGGAAAAATGCTTGCTAGTGGCGATGGCGATGTCTACGACGGGCTACGCCTACGCACGATAAAATTATGGAACTTGACCACTGGAGAATTGCTAACTAATTTAACTGGACATTCTAGCCCAGTTCTTTCTATTGACTTTAGTCCAGATGGACAAACTCTAGCAAGTGCCAGCAATATGGAATTTCAGGATGGAAATATCAAGTTGTGGGATATACGCACAGGTAGAGTTAAACAAACTTTAGGCAGTTCTTTAGTTTCCTTGCGAACTAGTTGCGTCGCCTTTAGCCCCGATGGAGAAACTCTAGCTACTGGACATTTTGACGCTGCTATTAGACTTTGGCATCCCATTAGTGGAAAAGAGATACGCACTTTAAGAGGGCATGGATGGGATGTCAATTCTCTTACCTTTAGTCCAGATGGACGGTTTTTAGTGAGCGGTGGAATTGATGGCGCAATTATGATTTGGAATTGGCGCAATGGAGAGAGAATACGTACACTAAATCGCCCTTCCGACTTTTTTGGTTCGATGGTGTCTTGGTTCGACCGTTCAGTAGGGTCAATTCGCTCAGTTGCTATTAGTCCTGATGGACAAACCATTGCCAGTGGAGGTAGTAGTGCCGGTGATAATGGTGTTTCTAATCCACCAATAAAGCTGTGGAATACAAGTACTGGAAGAGAAGAGCGTATTTTTACTGGTCACACAGATTCGGTGAATGCGATCGCATTTAGTCCGACTGAAAAAATTATTGCCAGCGGAGGTGAAGATAATACAATCCAAATTTGGAATTATCAAACAGGAGAACTCATACAGACTCTTGAGCTTAAAAGTCCTGTAAATTGTCTTGCTTTCAGTCCCCGCGACAAAATTCTAGTTAGTGGTGGTGGTGATTCCAAAATTAGGATTTGGACTCTATCTTCCTAA
- a CDS encoding alkene reductase, with translation MSTDINLFSPYQLGNLELPNRIVMAPLTRNRAGEGNVPHQLNAIYYTQRASAGLIISEATQVTPEGQGYPGTPGIHSSEQVEGWKLVTDAVHQQGGRIFLQLWHVGRISHPDLQPDGALPVAPSAIAAKGEASTFEGPKPFVTPRALETSEIPQIVEQYRQAAANALAAGFDGVEIHAANGYLIDQFLRDGTNQRTDKYGGSIENRARFLLEVTEAVTSVWDSNRVGVRFSPSGTFNDMRDSNPLETFGYATQALNQFNLAYLHIFEAIDADIRHGGVVVPTSHIRDRFRNTLIVNGGYTREKGDAVLANKAADLVAFGTLFISNPDLPRRLALNAPLNQPNQATFYGGDEKGYTDYPFWSAASEAVANS, from the coding sequence ATGAGTACTGATATCAACTTATTTTCACCTTATCAATTAGGGAATCTGGAACTACCAAACCGAATAGTGATGGCGCCGTTAACCCGAAATCGGGCGGGTGAGGGAAACGTACCACACCAACTTAATGCTATTTACTACACCCAACGTGCTTCTGCTGGACTGATTATTTCTGAAGCAACACAGGTAACTCCCGAAGGGCAAGGCTATCCCGGTACACCAGGAATTCATTCATCAGAACAGGTGGAGGGCTGGAAGTTAGTAACTGATGCTGTGCATCAACAGGGAGGGAGAATTTTTCTGCAACTATGGCACGTAGGCAGGATTTCTCACCCTGACTTACAACCGGATGGAGCTTTACCTGTGGCACCTTCAGCCATTGCTGCTAAAGGTGAAGCCTCAACTTTTGAGGGGCCTAAGCCCTTTGTGACTCCCCGTGCTTTAGAAACTTCAGAAATACCACAGATAGTAGAACAGTACCGTCAAGCAGCGGCAAATGCTTTGGCCGCTGGGTTTGATGGGGTGGAAATTCACGCGGCTAATGGTTATTTAATAGATCAGTTTTTGCGGGATGGTACAAATCAGCGTACAGATAAATATGGGGGTTCCATTGAAAATCGCGCTCGATTTTTGTTGGAGGTGACAGAGGCGGTAACTAGTGTGTGGGATTCTAATCGGGTAGGAGTACGTTTTTCTCCCAGTGGGACTTTTAACGATATGCGTGACTCTAATCCGCTGGAGACATTTGGTTATGCCACTCAGGCGTTGAACCAGTTTAATTTGGCGTATCTGCATATTTTTGAAGCAATAGACGCAGATATCAGACATGGCGGGGTTGTTGTGCCTACTAGTCATATACGCGATCGCTTTAGAAATACACTCATCGTCAATGGCGGTTACACTCGTGAAAAAGGCGATGCTGTACTAGCAAACAAAGCAGCAGATTTAGTTGCCTTTGGTACATTATTTATATCTAATCCAGATTTACCTCGACGTTTGGCTTTGAATGCACCACTAAATCAACCCAATCAAGCCACCTTTTATGGTGGCGACGAAAAGGGATATACAGACTATCCATTTTGGTCAGCTGCTAGCGAGGCAGTAGCCAACTCATAA
- a CDS encoding class I SAM-dependent methyltransferase, producing the protein MKIDFGATAVDYAKHRAGFPSSLFNKLSEYGIGLPGQNIVDLGTGTGTLARGFADRGAYVIGIDPSVSLLEQARQLSESAQIKVDYRVATAENTELPDASADVVTAGQCWHWFDRGRAVKEITRILRANGTIAIAHFDWIPLKGNVVEATEQLIKAHNPAWNLAGGNGLYPLWLQDIGEGGFRDIRTFSYDVFVSYTHEDWRGRIRASAGVGASLTPEKVEVFDRELAVLLEAKYPTPILQVHHRVWAAIAKSPQP; encoded by the coding sequence ATGAAAATTGATTTTGGTGCAACTGCTGTTGACTATGCAAAACACCGCGCTGGTTTTCCCAGTTCATTATTTAATAAACTGTCCGAATATGGTATAGGTTTACCAGGACAAAACATTGTTGACCTGGGCACAGGAACGGGAACACTAGCGCGGGGTTTTGCAGATAGGGGTGCTTATGTGATTGGTATCGACCCATCAGTGTCACTTCTAGAACAAGCCAGACAGTTAAGTGAATCTGCCCAAATCAAAGTAGATTATCGAGTTGCAACTGCCGAAAATACTGAGTTACCAGATGCCAGTGCTGATGTGGTCACTGCTGGACAGTGTTGGCATTGGTTTGACCGTGGGCGTGCTGTCAAAGAAATTACTCGGATATTGAGAGCGAATGGCACAATTGCGATCGCTCATTTTGATTGGATACCTTTAAAGGGTAATGTCGTTGAAGCAACAGAACAACTGATTAAGGCTCATAATCCAGCGTGGAATCTGGCCGGCGGTAATGGATTGTATCCTCTGTGGTTACAAGATATTGGAGAAGGAGGATTTCGGGATATCCGCACATTTTCTTACGATGTATTTGTATCTTATACACATGAAGATTGGCGGGGGCGAATTCGTGCTAGTGCGGGTGTGGGAGCCAGTTTAACACCAGAAAAGGTGGAAGTATTTGACCGAGAATTGGCGGTGTTACTGGAAGCAAAATATCCCACACCAATCCTGCAAGTTCATCATCGAGTGTGGGCGGCGATCGCTAAATCACCACAGCCATAG
- a CDS encoding MFS transporter, giving the protein MSLASFLARRSLHYGWLVAGLTFLALLVGAGIRSAPGVFIVPLEQEFGWSRATISLAISLNLVLYGLIGPFAATVMERIGIRRMMVCSLAVIAMGVGLTTLMSAPWQLVLLWGIVVGSGSGVIALVLGAIVVNRWFFERRGLVLGVLTASTATGQLVFLPILASIADRFGWRTAALILTGAALLIIPAIAIFMRDRPAEVGLRPFGDNSETSEVLQPKANSIASTLNALWLGMHNRDFWLLFGSFFICGASTNGLIGTHLIPACIDHGIPEVKAAGLLAIMGLFDFFGTTISGWLSDRWNNRYLLCWYYGLRGLSLIFLPFSFNFSFYGLSVFAIFYGLDWIATVPPTVRLVANVFGKENVGVMFGWIVAGHQIGAATAAFGAGVLRTWMGSYLQAFILSGVLCLIAAVCVLRIGQSPTRGNSLDFRF; this is encoded by the coding sequence ATGTCCCTAGCCTCATTCCTCGCGCGTCGATCGCTTCACTATGGCTGGCTCGTCGCGGGTTTAACATTTCTTGCTTTGTTGGTGGGAGCCGGAATTCGGTCTGCTCCCGGAGTTTTTATCGTGCCTCTTGAACAGGAATTCGGCTGGAGTAGAGCTACTATATCTTTGGCAATCTCGCTGAACTTGGTACTTTACGGACTAATCGGCCCTTTTGCTGCCACAGTCATGGAACGGATCGGCATTCGTCGGATGATGGTGTGTTCGCTGGCTGTGATTGCGATGGGTGTCGGTTTAACTACTTTGATGTCAGCGCCCTGGCAGTTAGTTTTGCTGTGGGGCATAGTTGTCGGTTCTGGTAGCGGAGTTATCGCCCTGGTTTTGGGTGCGATTGTTGTCAATCGCTGGTTCTTTGAAAGGCGGGGTTTGGTTTTAGGCGTCCTAACTGCGAGTACGGCTACTGGACAATTAGTGTTTTTACCTATACTGGCTTCAATCGCCGATCGCTTTGGCTGGCGAACTGCGGCTTTGATTCTCACTGGTGCAGCACTTTTAATTATTCCAGCGATCGCTATTTTTATGCGCGATCGACCGGCAGAAGTTGGTTTGCGACCCTTTGGCGACAACAGCGAAACTTCAGAAGTATTACAGCCAAAAGCAAATTCCATCGCCTCCACCCTCAACGCCCTTTGGCTGGGAATGCATAACCGCGACTTTTGGCTGTTATTTGGTAGCTTTTTTATCTGTGGTGCTAGCACAAATGGGTTAATTGGTACTCATCTGATTCCCGCTTGTATCGATCATGGTATCCCGGAAGTCAAGGCCGCTGGTCTTTTGGCAATCATGGGTCTATTTGATTTTTTTGGGACAACTATTTCCGGCTGGCTATCCGATCGCTGGAATAATCGCTACTTATTATGTTGGTACTACGGACTGCGGGGTTTGTCTTTGATTTTCTTACCCTTCAGTTTTAATTTTTCCTTTTATGGACTTTCCGTGTTCGCCATCTTCTATGGACTTGATTGGATTGCTACAGTACCGCCTACGGTACGTCTTGTTGCCAATGTCTTCGGTAAAGAAAATGTCGGCGTGATGTTCGGCTGGATTGTCGCAGGACATCAAATCGGTGCAGCCACAGCAGCATTTGGAGCCGGGGTGTTAAGAACTTGGATGGGTAGTTATTTGCAGGCGTTTATTTTATCGGGCGTTCTATGCCTGATTGCCGCAGTTTGTGTACTGCGGATTGGTCAAAGTCCTACTAGGGGCAATTCATTGGATTTTAGATTTTAA
- a CDS encoding beta-class carbonic anhydrase: protein MGLVEGDAHVIRNAGGRASDDAIRSLVISYKLLGTREWLVIHHTNCGMETFTDQVIRNLLANSLKTAKIDETGWHDVDSGGGSSEAEFIDWLTIGEQAQSVYADVKRIRSHPLVPPEIPIYGYLYDVKTGELIEIPEATQAGLAL, encoded by the coding sequence TTGGGGTTGGTTGAAGGAGACGCCCATGTGATTCGTAATGCAGGTGGCCGCGCGAGTGATGATGCAATCCGCTCTTTAGTAATCTCCTACAAATTACTTGGTACTCGTGAGTGGTTGGTGATTCATCACACAAATTGTGGTATGGAAACCTTCACAGACCAAGTTATCCGGAATTTACTGGCTAATAGTCTCAAAACCGCGAAGATAGACGAGACGGGTTGGCATGATGTTGATTCTGGAGGAGGATCGAGCGAAGCTGAGTTCATTGATTGGTTGACTATCGGCGAACAAGCACAAAGTGTCTATGCAGATGTGAAACGGATTCGCTCTCACCCATTAGTACCCCCAGAAATTCCGATTTATGGCTACCTCTACGATGTCAAAACTGGGGAATTGATTGAAATTCCCGAAGCTACACAAGCTGGACTAGCTCTCTAG
- a CDS encoding cadmium resistance transporter has translation MSGLLTAISTGAAAFSATNIDDIVILTLFFSQVNAKFRRWHIVTGQYLGFTALVMASLPAFFGGLMLPKPWIGLFGLVPIAIGIKCLLNREDDASEEDETEIEQSESSYLSKFLNFQTYSVAAVTFANGTDNISIYVPLFASSNWESLLIILGVFFMLVGFLCFVAYKLTHNAAIANLLTRYGNDFMPFVLIGLGAFIIVDSGSLTLLNLLNK, from the coding sequence ATGAGCGGGTTACTTACTGCTATTAGCACGGGTGCAGCTGCCTTTAGTGCTACAAATATCGATGATATTGTTATTTTGACGCTGTTTTTTTCCCAGGTGAATGCTAAGTTTCGGCGTTGGCATATAGTCACTGGTCAGTATCTAGGTTTCACAGCGTTGGTAATGGCTAGTCTTCCTGCTTTCTTTGGTGGCTTAATGTTACCAAAACCTTGGATTGGACTATTTGGTTTAGTACCCATAGCAATTGGTATCAAATGCTTACTAAATCGAGAAGATGATGCATCAGAGGAAGATGAAACAGAAATAGAGCAGTCTGAGAGTTCGTATTTAAGTAAATTTCTCAATTTTCAAACTTACAGCGTAGCAGCAGTGACCTTTGCCAATGGCACTGACAATATCAGTATCTACGTTCCTTTATTTGCTAGCAGTAATTGGGAGAGTCTGCTAATAATTCTGGGAGTGTTTTTTATGCTAGTAGGATTTCTATGCTTTGTAGCATACAAATTAACTCATAATGCAGCGATCGCTAATCTTTTGACTCGTTACGGTAACGATTTTATGCCTTTTGTCTTAATAGGATTAGGCGCTTTTATCATTGTGGATAGTGGTAGCTTGACTCTGCTGAACTTATTAAATAAATAG
- a CDS encoding SDR family NAD(P)-dependent oxidoreductase produces MATTALIVGAGSGLSASLARLFAKEGISVALAARQIEKLTQLTSEIGAVSFAADASKPDEVEQLFIDVENQLGSPNIVIYNPSFRVRGPLVELDPAGVAKTLEVTAYGGFLVAQAAAKRMLQHGGGAIFFTGASASVKGFPQSAPFAMGKFALRGLAQSIARELAPKNIHVAHFIIDGVIRSAVRPDPVDNTDSTLDPDAIAQTYLNILRQPRSAWTWEVELRPWVENF; encoded by the coding sequence ATGGCAACAACAGCATTGATAGTGGGAGCAGGTAGTGGACTAAGTGCCTCTTTAGCCCGGTTATTTGCGAAAGAAGGAATAAGTGTCGCTCTAGCTGCTCGGCAAATTGAGAAACTCACCCAGCTAACTAGTGAAATTGGGGCGGTGAGTTTCGCCGCTGATGCCTCAAAACCAGATGAAGTGGAACAGTTATTTATTGATGTTGAAAATCAGCTAGGTTCCCCAAATATTGTGATTTATAACCCTAGTTTCCGCGTGCGGGGACCTTTGGTTGAGCTAGATCCCGCTGGGGTGGCAAAAACTCTAGAAGTGACTGCCTATGGTGGCTTTCTGGTTGCCCAAGCTGCTGCCAAACGGATGTTGCAGCATGGAGGTGGTGCGATCTTCTTTACAGGAGCCTCAGCAAGTGTTAAGGGTTTTCCTCAGTCTGCTCCTTTTGCAATGGGTAAATTTGCACTGCGCGGTTTAGCTCAGAGTATTGCTAGGGAATTAGCACCAAAGAATATTCATGTGGCACATTTCATAATTGATGGTGTAATTCGTTCAGCAGTTCGCCCAGATCCAGTGGATAATACTGATAGTACTCTCGATCCGGATGCGATCGCTCAAACTTATCTCAATATCCTCCGCCAACCCCGCAGTGCTTGGACATGGGAAGTAGAACTACGTCCGTGGGTAGAGAACTTCTAG
- a CDS encoding trypsin-like peptidase domain-containing protein codes for MTVQLSQPDFQRLTRIVQNLPDFANVRDRRRLVAGALEGVPQADTILARLDLDGSPMGVSVEVVRFLAQFGRVAYDKEALAVFLNIIQGFTGDEDRDFILELFQKYPLNVPASPNRGIDNWKGMDSVADVKERIIGENTLRDIYILNLALEASKAVVHIATQTGLGTGFMIAPDLLMTNNHVIDSREVAEKSNFSFNYQLDINGKECPKQTIGALKGGTFYTNEELDYTVVNLKDLPDFGKPLILQKKLMRRDDRVAIIQHPSGRVKKISIQNNFVAYADNQVLQYTTSTEPGSSGSPVFDDDFHVVGIHHSGGTLIEPNTQRRYLRNGGTSAIAILNDLKNNAPEIYARL; via the coding sequence GTGACTGTCCAGCTATCCCAACCTGACTTCCAGCGCCTGACGCGTATTGTACAGAATTTACCTGATTTTGCTAATGTGCGCGATCGCCGTCGTTTAGTCGCAGGCGCATTAGAAGGTGTCCCCCAAGCAGATACCATCCTGGCGCGTTTAGATTTAGATGGTTCACCAATGGGTGTTTCTGTAGAAGTTGTGCGCTTTTTAGCCCAGTTTGGCCGGGTTGCTTATGATAAGGAAGCCCTTGCTGTCTTCCTCAACATCATTCAGGGTTTCACTGGGGATGAAGATCGAGATTTTATCCTTGAGTTATTTCAAAAATATCCCCTGAACGTTCCAGCCAGCCCCAACCGTGGAATCGATAATTGGAAGGGGATGGATAGTGTAGCTGATGTCAAAGAAAGAATTATTGGTGAGAATACATTACGCGATATTTACATATTAAACTTGGCTTTGGAAGCATCAAAAGCCGTCGTTCATATAGCAACTCAAACTGGTTTGGGTACAGGTTTTATGATTGCACCTGATTTACTAATGACGAATAATCATGTCATTGATAGTCGGGAAGTAGCAGAAAAAAGTAATTTTAGCTTCAACTACCAATTGGATATTAACGGTAAAGAATGTCCAAAACAAACTATTGGAGCTTTAAAAGGAGGTACTTTTTACACTAACGAAGAACTCGACTATACAGTAGTAAATCTGAAAGACTTACCTGATTTTGGCAAACCCTTAATCTTACAAAAAAAGTTGATGCGACGAGATGATCGCGTAGCAATAATTCAACATCCTAGCGGTCGTGTGAAGAAAATTTCCATCCAGAATAACTTTGTTGCTTACGCCGACAATCAAGTATTACAATACACTACAAGTACAGAACCCGGTTCATCGGGATCGCCTGTTTTCGATGATGATTTTCATGTAGTTGGTATTCACCATAGTGGAGGAACGTTAATCGAACCAAATACGCAACGAAGGTATTTACGCAATGGAGGAACAAGTGCGATCGCCATATTAAATGACTTAAAAAATAACGCACCAGAAATTTACGCACGATTATAA